A stretch of Castanea sativa cultivar Marrone di Chiusa Pesio chromosome 2, ASM4071231v1 DNA encodes these proteins:
- the LOC142624173 gene encoding early light-induced protein, chloroplastic-like, whose protein sequence is MAASSAMQSILASPLTRVVSNRSTRVNQFLTIPTSYVSPVPRNTSSMRVRCMQKKEQPEFVTSTISTPKVSINLLDLFAFSGAAPERINGRLAMIGFVSAMAVELSSGEDVFAQISNGGIPWFLGTSIVLTCASLIPMFKGISVESKSEGVMTSDAEMWNGRFAMLGLVALALTEYAKGGTLI, encoded by the exons ATGGCAGCCTCATCTGCAATGCAATCCATCTTGGCAAGCCCTTTGACCCGTGTAGTTTCAAACAGGTCTACTAGGGTAAACCAGTTTCTAACTATTCCCACTAGTTATGTGTCACCTGTGCCAAGAAATACTAGCAGCATGCGAGTGCGTTGCATGCAAAAG AAAGAGCAACCAGAGTTTGTGACGTCGACAATTTCAACACCCAAG GTCAGCATAAACTTGTTAGACTTGTTCGCATTCAGTGGGGCTGCACCAGAGAGGATCAATGGCAGACTAGCAATGATAGGCTTTGTTTCTGCAATGGCAGTAGAGTTATCCAGTGGCGAGGATGTGTTTGCCCAGATATCAAATGGTGGAATCCCATGGTTCTTAGGAACTAGTATTGTGCTCACTTGTGCATCTCTGATTCCTATGTTTAAGGGAATTAGCGTGGAGTCCAAGTCGGAGGGGGTGATGACCTCAGATGCTGAGATGTGGAATGGGAGGTTTGCCATGTTGGGTTTGGTTGCTCTTGCCCTCACCGAATATGCTAAGGGTGGAACCCTTATTTAG